A portion of the Limosilactobacillus reuteri genome contains these proteins:
- the nrdH gene encoding glutaredoxin-like protein NrdH — translation MVTVFSKNNCIQCKMTKRFLEQHKISFIEHNIDEQPEYISQLKSEGFMATPVVKLPNGQAFSGFRPDQLNQLA, via the coding sequence ATGGTAACTGTATTTTCAAAAAATAATTGTATCCAATGCAAGATGACAAAACGTTTCCTTGAGCAGCACAAAATTTCATTTATTGAACACAACATCGATGAACAACCAGAATACATATCGCAACTTAAGTCGGAGGGTTTTATGGCGACTCCAGTTGTAAAGCTTCCTAACGGTCAAGCTTTTTCTGGCTTTCGTCCTGATCAATTAAACCAACTTGCCTAA
- the rsmI gene encoding 16S rRNA (cytidine(1402)-2'-O)-methyltransferase, with protein MQQISSFNDHQSGSLYLVPTPIGNLDDMTFRAIKTLKEVDLIAAEDTRHTQQLLNHFDISTRQISFHEHNTEQRVPELIEKLKAGYSIAQCSDAGMPSISDPGKELVAAAVREELPVIPLPGANAGLTALIASGLVPQPFYFFGFLERKHQQQVTALEQLKERKETMIFYEAPHRLKKTLATMAEVFGGERRVVLARELTKRYEEFTRGTLAEVTAWFEDHQPRGEFVILVAGNEHPTEKTDNEIELPLTEQVDKEILNGLSTNAAIKLVAKKNNIKRQELYKQYHQL; from the coding sequence ATGCAGCAAATTAGTAGTTTTAATGATCACCAATCAGGAAGTTTATATTTGGTTCCAACCCCAATTGGAAATTTAGATGATATGACTTTCCGTGCAATTAAAACCTTAAAAGAAGTGGATCTGATTGCTGCTGAAGATACACGTCATACTCAGCAACTATTAAACCATTTTGATATATCGACTCGTCAAATTAGTTTTCATGAGCATAATACTGAACAACGTGTTCCGGAATTAATTGAGAAGTTAAAAGCTGGTTATTCGATTGCCCAGTGCAGCGATGCAGGGATGCCTTCGATTTCTGACCCCGGCAAGGAATTGGTAGCGGCAGCCGTTAGAGAAGAGTTGCCAGTAATCCCGCTTCCGGGAGCTAATGCAGGATTGACGGCTCTTATTGCTTCGGGGTTAGTTCCCCAGCCGTTCTACTTCTTTGGCTTTTTAGAGCGTAAACACCAGCAGCAAGTAACGGCACTGGAGCAATTGAAAGAGCGTAAAGAAACGATGATCTTTTATGAAGCTCCGCACCGCTTAAAAAAGACTTTAGCTACGATGGCGGAAGTTTTTGGCGGTGAACGGCGGGTTGTATTAGCACGGGAACTCACTAAACGCTATGAAGAGTTTACCCGGGGAACACTTGCTGAAGTAACTGCCTGGTTTGAAGATCATCAACCACGAGGCGAATTCGTTATTTTAGTAGCAGGGAATGAACACCCCACAGAGAAGACGGATAATGAGATTGAATTACCATTAACAGAGCAGGTTGATAAGGAAATTTTAAATGGTCTTTCCACTAATGCTGCGATTAAGCTGGTGGCAAAGAAAAATAATATAAAACGCCAGGAATTATATAAACAATATCATCAATTGTAG
- the dnaX gene encoding DNA polymerase III subunit gamma/tau has translation MSYQALYRVWRPQRFDDLVGQQIVTRTLKNAIITHQISHAYLFAGPRGTGKTSAAKIFAKAVNCHHSKDGEPCNECDICKAITNGQLNDVIEIDAASNNGVEEIRDIRDKAKYAPTQADYKVYIIDEVHMLSTGAFNALLKTLEEPPANVIFILATTEPHKIPLTIISRVQRFDFRRISAEDAFNRMKYILDQKEVTYDEKALWVIANAAEGGMRDALSILDQVLSFSDNEVKLDDALLVTGSVTKQLLKKYLLEISKHEGATALDTMKDILDEGKDGQRFIEDLISFIRDILLYQESPSLISVESTGLKQEDFEEIGQLASSATLYQMIDELNNIQEEMRFTTHPDVYLEVLTIKLAQIEPQKNIQSVPAVSADTNTAATKTIEKLQQEIQQLQQTVKQLQQTVKQLQNTPVRASRPSPRQQNEQPRVQQKKVQVNLNKIYPVLENATRQDLINIRELWGDMLNLLSVPQRSLLHVSQPVAASAVGIIVAFDYPFLFQQAADDTTLLENMESALQRLTGNERQVVFVPKDKWPKIRQDFIKDHGFGKNQQKPQPTKQKTQTTEGSGQTPVATPAPMEEPPLPPEDEALTEETSPQEDNQVATAQKLFGSDIVKVEDN, from the coding sequence ATGAGTTATCAGGCATTATATCGTGTCTGGCGACCACAGCGATTCGATGATCTTGTCGGTCAACAGATTGTTACAAGAACCCTAAAAAACGCCATTATCACTCACCAGATAAGCCATGCATACTTGTTCGCTGGTCCACGTGGTACTGGTAAAACCTCAGCAGCGAAGATTTTTGCTAAAGCGGTTAATTGTCATCACTCTAAGGATGGCGAACCATGCAATGAGTGTGATATTTGTAAAGCAATTACAAACGGGCAATTAAATGATGTAATTGAAATCGATGCGGCTTCTAATAATGGGGTTGAAGAGATTCGTGATATTCGGGATAAGGCAAAATATGCTCCTACCCAAGCGGATTACAAAGTTTATATAATTGATGAAGTTCACATGCTTTCAACGGGGGCTTTTAATGCATTGCTAAAAACGCTTGAAGAACCACCAGCCAATGTGATTTTTATTCTTGCAACTACGGAACCCCATAAAATTCCTTTAACAATTATTTCGCGAGTTCAACGATTTGATTTTCGCCGAATTTCAGCAGAAGATGCATTTAATCGAATGAAATATATCCTTGATCAAAAGGAAGTTACTTATGATGAAAAAGCATTATGGGTAATTGCAAATGCCGCTGAAGGAGGAATGCGGGATGCGCTGAGTATTCTTGACCAGGTGCTTTCTTTCAGTGATAATGAAGTAAAGTTGGATGATGCTTTATTAGTTACAGGAAGTGTTACTAAACAGTTATTAAAGAAGTACCTTTTGGAAATTAGTAAGCATGAAGGAGCGACTGCTCTTGATACTATGAAGGATATTTTAGATGAAGGAAAAGACGGTCAGCGGTTCATTGAGGACTTGATTTCCTTTATTCGCGATATTCTGTTGTACCAAGAATCACCAAGCTTGATTAGTGTTGAAAGTACAGGACTAAAGCAGGAAGACTTTGAAGAAATAGGCCAACTTGCTTCTTCAGCAACCCTATACCAAATGATTGATGAACTAAATAATATCCAAGAAGAGATGCGCTTTACGACTCATCCAGATGTATACTTGGAAGTTCTCACAATAAAGCTTGCACAAATCGAACCACAAAAGAATATTCAATCGGTACCAGCAGTTTCTGCGGATACAAATACTGCAGCTACTAAGACGATTGAAAAATTACAACAAGAGATTCAGCAATTGCAACAAACAGTAAAGCAATTGCAACAAACAGTAAAGCAGTTGCAGAATACGCCGGTAAGGGCTAGTCGCCCATCACCTCGCCAACAAAATGAGCAACCACGAGTACAACAAAAGAAAGTGCAGGTTAATCTCAATAAGATCTACCCAGTATTAGAAAATGCGACTCGTCAAGATTTAATAAATATTCGTGAGTTATGGGGAGATATGTTGAACCTATTGTCGGTGCCACAACGGTCCTTACTTCATGTTTCACAACCGGTTGCCGCTAGTGCCGTGGGAATAATTGTTGCTTTTGATTATCCGTTCCTATTCCAGCAAGCCGCTGATGATACAACGTTGTTAGAGAATATGGAAAGTGCTTTACAACGTTTAACTGGGAATGAACGGCAAGTTGTTTTTGTACCTAAGGATAAGTGGCCAAAAATTCGGCAAGACTTTATTAAAGATCATGGTTTTGGTAAGAATCAGCAAAAGCCGCAACCTACTAAACAAAAGACACAAACTACTGAAGGAAGCGGGCAAACTCCTGTGGCCACACCGGCACCAATGGAAGAACCACCGCTACCACCAGAAGATGAAGCACTGACTGAAGAAACGTCACCTCAAGAAGATAACCAAGTAGCAACAGCACAGAAGTTATTTGGTAGTGATATTGTTAAAGTAGAAGATAATTAA
- a CDS encoding DNA replication initiation control protein YabA, giving the protein MSEEYSSDNLYEQFAQVMNQTQDLVNKMEQLQAKIIAISEENVELSIENKHLRQMIKEKQPHHSENQLSGSRQNLKELYQQGFHVCSEYYGKRLEPNESCTFCLDAIFGHEQGMTK; this is encoded by the coding sequence ATGAGTGAAGAATATAGTTCAGATAATCTTTATGAACAATTTGCGCAGGTGATGAACCAGACTCAGGATTTGGTTAATAAAATGGAGCAGTTGCAGGCAAAAATTATTGCTATTTCTGAGGAAAATGTGGAACTTTCAATTGAAAACAAGCATTTGCGTCAGATGATTAAAGAAAAGCAGCCACACCATAGTGAAAATCAATTATCGGGATCACGGCAAAATTTAAAAGAACTTTACCAACAGGGGTTCCATGTTTGTAGTGAGTACTATGGTAAGCGTCTTGAGCCTAATGAATCTTGTACTTTTTGTTTAGATGCAATATTTGGACACGAACAAGGAATGACAAAATAG
- a CDS encoding YaaL family protein: MFFKRPTKEVERERNQRLLEAVYSTKASWDHARETERAVYEANVNSELHYRSRIQEQKFLYLYKIARKFKVHGKLNDGVIDR, encoded by the coding sequence ATGTTTTTTAAGCGGCCGACTAAAGAGGTAGAACGTGAACGAAACCAACGCCTGCTAGAAGCGGTATACTCTACGAAGGCTAGTTGGGATCATGCACGTGAAACTGAACGGGCAGTATATGAAGCAAACGTTAATAGTGAACTTCATTATCGTTCCCGGATTCAAGAACAGAAATTTTTATACCTATATAAAATTGCTCGTAAGTTTAAAGTTCACGGGAAATTAAATGATGGAGTAATTGATCGCTAG
- a CDS encoding cyclic-di-AMP receptor, with amino-acid sequence MKMIIAIVQSKDSNRLRKAFNKADIHVTQLSTTGGFLREGNATFLIGIEDDRVQEVLSVIKKNAESREQYVTSQMHMDVEGGSAFPVNVKIGGATVFVLPVEDFIKF; translated from the coding sequence ATGAAAATGATTATTGCAATTGTTCAATCAAAAGATAGCAATCGTTTACGAAAAGCATTTAATAAAGCTGATATTCACGTTACTCAATTATCAACAACTGGTGGCTTTCTTCGTGAAGGAAATGCGACATTTTTAATTGGGATTGAGGATGACCGTGTTCAAGAAGTATTATCAGTAATTAAAAAGAATGCTGAATCACGTGAACAATATGTTACATCGCAAATGCATATGGATGTTGAAGGCGGTTCGGCATTTCCTGTCAACGTAAAGATTGGTGGGGCAACTGTCTTTGTCTTACCAGTAGAAGACTTCATTAAATTTTAA
- a CDS encoding acyl-[acyl-carrier-protein] thioesterase, with product MELKQEAQTFEMPHLLTYYECDETSHPSLSMVLSMISMVSDEHSMFLGMGTEEIQATGGTWVVSGYEGHLSAKQPSFGETVILGTKAVSYNRFFAVRDFWIMDKEHQIEYARIRSIFVFMNLKTRRMQSIPPALIEPFKAPVAKRIPRLKRPQKLDENASVIKKNYQVRYFELDANHHVNNARYFDWLLDPLGRDFLRENQIKRFNLQYLQEVRNGEIVESKVNKLQTNDGTVTYHQIGVDKQVDAIAEIEWY from the coding sequence ATGGAGTTAAAGCAAGAAGCACAAACATTCGAAATGCCGCACTTACTAACATATTATGAGTGTGATGAAACAAGTCATCCAAGCTTGAGTATGGTATTGAGTATGATTTCCATGGTATCCGATGAGCACAGTATGTTTTTAGGAATGGGAACCGAAGAAATACAGGCTACTGGCGGTACGTGGGTAGTAAGCGGCTATGAAGGACACCTTTCCGCAAAGCAGCCTTCTTTTGGGGAAACTGTCATTTTAGGAACAAAAGCTGTTTCCTATAACCGCTTTTTTGCTGTTCGTGATTTTTGGATAATGGATAAAGAACACCAGATTGAATATGCACGAATTAGGTCGATTTTTGTGTTTATGAATCTAAAGACGCGGCGAATGCAATCCATTCCACCTGCTTTAATTGAGCCGTTTAAAGCTCCTGTTGCGAAAAGGATTCCGCGCCTAAAACGACCTCAAAAATTAGATGAAAATGCTTCAGTAATAAAGAAAAATTATCAAGTTCGTTATTTTGAACTTGATGCTAATCACCATGTTAATAATGCGCGTTACTTTGATTGGCTTCTTGATCCTCTTGGCCGTGATTTTTTACGAGAGAATCAGATAAAAAGATTTAATTTGCAGTATCTTCAAGAGGTACGCAATGGGGAAATTGTGGAAAGCAAAGTTAATAAGCTCCAAACAAATGATGGAACGGTAACTTACCACCAGATTGGCGTTGATAAGCAAGTTGATGCAATTGCTGAGATAGAATGGTATTAA
- the tmk gene encoding dTMP kinase — protein sequence MDGKFISFEGPDGAGKTSVIQQIQRELEDQLGTEKVMYTREPGGNKISEQIRQVLFDSQNTDMDGRTEALLFAAARRQHIVSEIIPGLKAGKVILCDRFVDSSIAYQGAGRGLGEKEIWQINQFAIDGLMPALTIYLDIESEIGLKRIAEHRSNQVNRLDEEKLEFHRTVRQSYLKLYQNYPERIKLIDASQPLEKVIEDVKATIHDRFSDLF from the coding sequence ATGGACGGTAAATTTATATCATTTGAAGGACCAGATGGCGCGGGTAAGACAAGTGTAATCCAACAGATCCAAAGGGAATTGGAAGATCAGCTTGGCACAGAAAAAGTTATGTATACTCGTGAACCTGGTGGTAATAAGATCTCTGAGCAAATTCGCCAGGTACTGTTTGATAGTCAAAATACCGATATGGATGGACGGACAGAAGCATTGCTTTTTGCTGCTGCTCGTCGGCAACACATTGTTTCAGAAATAATTCCGGGGCTGAAAGCAGGCAAAGTTATTCTGTGTGATCGATTTGTAGATAGTTCCATTGCTTACCAGGGAGCTGGCCGGGGCCTTGGAGAAAAAGAAATTTGGCAAATTAATCAGTTTGCGATTGATGGATTAATGCCGGCGTTGACAATTTATCTTGATATTGAATCAGAAATTGGCTTAAAACGGATTGCTGAGCATCGCTCCAATCAAGTTAATCGATTAGACGAAGAAAAGCTTGAATTTCATCGAACTGTTCGTCAATCTTATTTAAAACTCTACCAGAATTATCCAGAACGAATAAAGTTGATTGATGCAAGCCAGCCATTGGAAAAAGTGATTGAGGACGTAAAAGCAACAATTCATGACCGGTTTTCAGATTTGTTTTAA
- the holB gene encoding DNA polymerase III subunit delta', whose amino-acid sequence MAEQGQTCAEKLQPAIITRFQKILLNNELAHAYLFVGPGGSGKMSIAQWLSLRLFCLHPQDNEPDLTCAECQRILSGNHPDIVYAAPKGRQIKVDEIRHLKAEFSKSAVEGNKKIFIIKDADKMTNGAANSLLKFIEEPGAGVYIFMLTTNKSAVLPTIRSRTQVIELPPLKRDALLTVLTEHNISQSQQQIAVGITDSVAMIEQWQEDNWFESAIEGVIQWYQDTTLNGMLGFVDVQTILQKVATDRDKQQVVLDLITLIWRDTLMVNSGITAANRLHFNNILGEMGKVVRKYSSQQLLAASQLTLETRHMLEQNISFQNIVEQLTIRLVQVLSIS is encoded by the coding sequence TTGGCTGAACAGGGACAAACATGTGCAGAAAAATTACAACCAGCAATAATTACTCGTTTTCAAAAAATATTATTAAATAATGAACTTGCTCATGCTTATCTGTTTGTTGGGCCAGGTGGGTCAGGAAAGATGTCAATTGCCCAATGGTTATCGTTACGGTTGTTTTGTCTTCATCCCCAGGACAATGAACCAGATTTAACCTGTGCCGAGTGTCAGCGAATTTTATCTGGAAACCATCCTGACATTGTCTATGCCGCTCCAAAAGGTCGCCAAATAAAGGTTGATGAGATTCGCCACTTAAAAGCAGAGTTTTCTAAGAGTGCGGTAGAAGGCAATAAGAAAATTTTTATTATTAAAGATGCTGATAAAATGACAAACGGTGCAGCAAATAGTCTTCTTAAGTTTATCGAAGAACCAGGGGCTGGCGTTTATATCTTTATGCTAACGACTAATAAAAGTGCTGTCTTACCAACGATTCGATCACGAACACAGGTGATTGAACTACCACCATTAAAACGAGATGCATTGTTAACGGTTTTAACTGAACATAATATTTCACAATCTCAACAACAAATTGCTGTTGGGATTACAGATTCCGTCGCAATGATTGAACAATGGCAAGAAGATAATTGGTTTGAGAGTGCGATCGAAGGAGTCATTCAGTGGTATCAAGATACGACGCTAAATGGGATGTTAGGCTTTGTTGATGTTCAGACAATTCTGCAAAAAGTAGCTACCGACCGGGATAAACAACAAGTAGTTCTGGACTTAATTACCTTAATCTGGCGTGATACGCTAATGGTAAATTCGGGAATTACAGCAGCCAACCGTCTTCACTTTAATAATATTTTAGGAGAAATGGGAAAAGTAGTTAGAAAATACTCTTCTCAACAATTGTTAGCGGCTAGTCAGTTAACGTTGGAAACTCGTCACATGTTAGAACAAAATATTAGTTTTCAAAATATTGTTGAACAATTGACGATTCGGCTTGTGCAGGTTTTAAGCATTAGTTAG
- the recR gene encoding recombination mediator RecR has protein sequence MIQYPEPLAKLIESYTKLPGIGQKTATRLAFYTLSMQEDDVTNFAKSLLSAKRDLHNCSICGNITEDDPCPICRDKTRDHSQILVVEQSQDVMAMERMHEYHGLYHVLHGVISPVAGTGPEDINITSLLKRLKKDDEVKEIIIATNASSDGELTAGYLAKLIKPAGIKVTRLAHGLSVGADIDYADEMTLFKAVQGRTEM, from the coding sequence GTGATCCAATATCCAGAACCATTAGCAAAATTAATTGAAAGCTATACTAAATTGCCAGGAATCGGGCAAAAGACTGCAACTCGCCTGGCATTCTACACTTTGAGTATGCAAGAAGATGATGTAACAAACTTTGCTAAATCCCTCCTGTCGGCTAAAAGGGACCTTCATAACTGTAGTATTTGTGGCAATATTACCGAAGACGACCCTTGTCCAATTTGTCGCGATAAGACCCGTGATCATTCGCAAATTCTAGTTGTTGAGCAGTCACAAGACGTTATGGCAATGGAACGGATGCATGAATATCATGGTTTATACCATGTCCTTCATGGAGTTATTTCTCCAGTTGCAGGAACAGGCCCAGAAGATATTAATATTACAAGTTTACTTAAACGACTAAAGAAAGATGATGAAGTAAAGGAAATTATTATTGCAACGAATGCTTCATCTGATGGTGAGTTGACGGCCGGTTATCTCGCTAAGCTAATTAAGCCTGCGGGAATTAAAGTTACTCGGTTGGCGCATGGGTTATCAGTTGGCGCTGATATTGACTATGCTGATGAGATGACATTATTCAAAGCAGTACAAGGGCGAACGGAGATGTAA
- the tadA gene encoding tRNA adenosine(34) deaminase TadA, translated as MKKNNSSLSEQQKFMKMAIAEAKQARILDEVPIGAIVVHDGQVIGRGHNMREKFQDVTYHAEMLAIMEACTNLGSWRLEDCDLYVTLEPCIMCSGAIINARIKNVYYGAADPKAGAVDSLYHLLSDSRLNHQVNVHSGILGDECSQMLKSFFREIRRRRKEARRKNKTNL; from the coding sequence ATGAAAAAAAACAATTCATCATTATCTGAACAACAAAAGTTTATGAAGATGGCGATTGCAGAAGCAAAACAAGCCAGAATTTTAGATGAAGTACCAATTGGTGCGATTGTTGTCCACGATGGACAGGTAATTGGACGTGGTCATAATATGCGTGAAAAGTTTCAAGATGTTACCTATCACGCAGAAATGCTTGCAATTATGGAAGCATGCACAAATTTAGGGAGTTGGCGCTTAGAAGATTGCGACTTGTATGTTACGTTAGAACCGTGCATCATGTGTAGCGGTGCCATTATCAATGCACGGATAAAAAATGTTTATTATGGTGCCGCTGATCCGAAAGCAGGGGCAGTTGATAGCTTATATCATTTACTAAGTGATTCACGTTTAAATCATCAAGTTAATGTTCATTCTGGTATTTTAGGGGATGAGTGTAGCCAAATGTTAAAAAGTTTTTTCCGTGAAATTCGCCGTCGGCGGAAAGAGGCTCGAAGAAAAAATAAGACTAACCTCTAG
- a CDS encoding exopolyphosphatase → MKRSLTAIIYLEPDQVNLRIIEIPTLKVINNVRSGLLNIGNAKVANYSENMTAIVNNIEGFKQIINDYQATPVKFYGDLEDLDPVATRYVADQLEVRTGLQIEWLNNNQLMAQSMSYLLTLLPDFEKLSKHNMYLLSIGLSSTTLAYFHHGSFERAWDIDLGNAKISQLVGRLRKTATNPTEIIQDYISSKLEYLTPELTKKKHTVMMVQNALSLNKLFLPNDQQIAEVPLNKFHDDYQKILSPVKDGLMKNIQIDDQQFELLLPNYLVMARTVRLIQPAGLYVTDISTMDGISHGIGVDNPKTRRQINEMIRTAADNISSRYGVDSAHRDFVTRFSLQLFDQLRPIHRLGQHERLLLEIASRIDDIGNFINQRGHYRHSAYIMEANPLIGLSDKDNRIIAEVARYHSAESPDISQAHYRHLDDEIQMPVAKLAAILRLVDALDDSRLQKISSIRLKLVGDSRLIIKAIANDDLVLEKWSFSKKSQLFKDVYGIEPVLTERSDH, encoded by the coding sequence GTGAAAAGATCTTTAACGGCGATTATTTACCTCGAACCCGATCAGGTTAATTTACGGATCATTGAGATACCTACTTTAAAAGTGATAAATAATGTTCGATCGGGCCTTCTAAATATCGGAAACGCTAAAGTTGCTAATTATTCGGAAAATATGACTGCAATTGTTAATAATATTGAAGGATTTAAGCAGATTATTAATGACTACCAGGCAACACCAGTTAAATTTTATGGCGATTTAGAAGACCTTGACCCAGTTGCAACTAGGTATGTGGCCGACCAGTTAGAAGTTCGGACAGGATTACAGATTGAATGGTTAAACAATAACCAGCTAATGGCACAGTCGATGAGTTATCTTTTAACCTTGCTACCAGATTTTGAAAAACTTAGTAAACACAATATGTATCTTCTAAGTATCGGTCTTAGCTCGACTACCTTAGCTTATTTTCACCATGGAAGCTTTGAACGGGCATGGGATATTGATCTTGGTAATGCAAAAATCAGTCAGTTGGTGGGGCGTCTCCGAAAAACTGCTACCAATCCAACTGAAATTATCCAAGATTATATCAGTAGTAAATTAGAATACTTAACACCAGAACTGACAAAGAAAAAGCATACAGTAATGATGGTGCAAAATGCCCTCTCACTCAATAAATTATTTTTGCCAAATGATCAGCAAATCGCGGAAGTTCCCCTAAATAAATTTCATGATGATTACCAAAAGATTTTATCGCCAGTAAAAGATGGCTTAATGAAAAATATTCAGATTGATGACCAACAATTTGAATTATTATTACCAAATTATTTAGTAATGGCGCGAACAGTGCGCTTAATTCAACCAGCAGGCCTTTACGTAACTGATATTTCAACGATGGATGGGATTTCCCATGGAATTGGGGTTGATAATCCTAAAACGAGACGGCAAATTAATGAAATGATCAGAACAGCTGCCGACAATATTTCTTCACGATACGGTGTTGATTCAGCTCATCGGGATTTTGTAACGCGCTTTTCACTCCAACTCTTTGATCAATTGCGCCCAATTCATCGTCTTGGTCAGCATGAGCGATTATTATTAGAAATTGCTAGTAGAATTGATGACATTGGTAATTTTATTAATCAACGGGGACACTACCGCCACTCTGCTTATATTATGGAGGCTAATCCTCTAATTGGGCTTTCAGATAAAGATAATCGGATTATTGCTGAAGTGGCAAGATATCATAGTGCAGAGTCTCCAGATATTAGTCAAGCTCATTACCGCCATCTCGATGATGAGATCCAGATGCCAGTAGCAAAATTAGCTGCTATTTTACGATTGGTGGATGCATTAGATGATTCGCGGCTGCAAAAAATTTCAAGTATTAGATTGAAGCTGGTAGGAGATAGCCGCTTAATCATTAAAGCAATAGCCAATGATGACCTTGTTCTTGAAAAGTGGTCTTTTAGTAAAAAATCACAACTATTTAAGGATGTATACGGAATTGAACCGGTCTTAACTGAGAGGAGCGATCATTAA
- a CDS encoding YbaB/EbfC family nucleoid-associated protein: protein MMRGMNMQQMMKQAKAMQKKMMAEHEELAKQEFVGKAPDDMVTATFSGDNQLLDLKIKPEAVDPDDIDMLQDLVIAAVKDGMKQVQDATQQKLGKYTQGMGL, encoded by the coding sequence ATGATGCGTGGAATGAATATGCAACAAATGATGAAGCAGGCTAAGGCAATGCAAAAGAAAATGATGGCTGAACATGAAGAACTTGCTAAGCAGGAATTTGTTGGAAAGGCACCGGATGATATGGTGACTGCTACGTTTAGCGGGGATAACCAATTACTTGACTTAAAGATTAAGCCAGAAGCAGTTGATCCAGATGATATTGATATGCTTCAAGATTTGGTAATTGCTGCTGTGAAAGACGGAATGAAGCAAGTTCAAGATGCTACTCAACAAAAGCTTGGTAAATATACGCAAGGTATGGGGTTGTAA
- a CDS encoding IS30 family transposase, with protein MTHLNDTMSTSLLTTHKKNAHLTKEERVMIATLKSQGLSNRAIGRQLGVNHQTINNELNRGTVRQLRRQKSNGKIYEYSYYIYSYEAGQATYLEHHRHSGRRRLYYSSKQFLRLADQLMLGEFDDHHYSPQAVIYKARDLMNDGTLIPKSVVTLYQWINEGVLRTSNLDLFEKPKRKHHRTHPQAKRCLGPNIAQRPQTADQRSEIGHWELDTVQGQKNGNDSVVLVMTDRLSRVNITSKIAGKTAHAVNQFFINLRQKMGTDAYYRIFKTITSDNGSEFSELTQVHDHVFYADPYSPWERGSNEINNRFLRKEITKGEAINNYSSAQIIATNDWMNHYPRAMFNGHSSMDIYRKAFYQEISQLHQPIINWSVLFI; from the coding sequence ATGACGCACTTAAATGATACCATGTCTACTAGTTTATTGACTACTCATAAAAAGAATGCTCATCTTACTAAAGAAGAACGTGTGATGATTGCGACTTTAAAGTCGCAAGGACTTTCCAATCGCGCAATTGGTCGCCAATTAGGAGTTAATCATCAAACAATTAATAACGAGCTCAACCGTGGTACGGTCCGCCAACTTCGTCGTCAAAAATCTAATGGTAAGATTTACGAATATTCTTACTACATCTATAGTTATGAAGCTGGTCAGGCCACATATCTTGAACATCACCGCCATTCTGGTCGTCGTCGCTTATATTATTCTTCAAAGCAATTTTTACGATTAGCTGATCAGCTAATGCTTGGTGAGTTTGACGACCACCATTACTCCCCACAAGCGGTTATTTATAAGGCTCGAGATTTAATGAATGATGGCACCCTGATCCCAAAGTCGGTTGTAACTTTATATCAATGGATTAATGAGGGTGTGCTTCGTACGTCCAATTTAGACCTCTTTGAAAAACCTAAACGTAAGCATCATCGAACTCATCCGCAAGCTAAAAGGTGCTTAGGGCCTAATATTGCTCAACGACCTCAAACTGCGGACCAACGGTCCGAAATTGGCCATTGGGAACTAGATACAGTTCAGGGACAGAAAAACGGTAATGACAGTGTTGTACTAGTAATGACTGATCGCCTTTCACGAGTTAATATCACGAGTAAAATTGCTGGTAAAACTGCGCATGCAGTAAATCAGTTCTTTATAAATTTACGCCAGAAAATGGGCACAGATGCTTACTATCGCATCTTTAAGACAATAACCTCTGACAACGGTTCAGAATTTAGTGAGTTAACACAAGTTCACGATCATGTTTTCTATGCTGATCCGTATTCCCCTTGGGAACGTGGATCCAATGAGATCAATAACCGGTTTCTCCGCAAGGAGATTACCAAAGGTGAAGCTATAAATAACTATAGTAGTGCTCAGATCATAGCGACTAATGATTGGATGAATCACTATCCACGAGCTATGTTTAATGGACATTCGTCAATGGATATCTATCGTAAGGCCTTCTACCAAGAGATATCACAGCTCCATCAACCAATAATCAATTGGTCAGTATTATTTATTTGA